The proteins below are encoded in one region of Sphingobium sp. CR2-8:
- a CDS encoding host attachment family protein: MKIPKNASIAIVDGAKLNLFHNGGDENAPNLTALPNAAISSDNHGSGGRHGSSSANPSDSQLQEDGFAAGTAEFLNKQVLDGKIADLVIVAAPRTLGELRKHYHKALSAVLIGEISKDLTGHAMSDIEKTIAAA, from the coding sequence ATGAAAATACCCAAGAACGCGAGCATCGCCATAGTCGATGGCGCAAAGCTGAACCTATTTCATAATGGTGGGGACGAAAACGCGCCTAACCTCACGGCATTGCCCAATGCGGCGATATCGTCCGACAATCACGGGTCGGGCGGACGCCATGGAAGCAGCTCTGCCAATCCGTCTGACAGCCAGCTTCAAGAAGACGGTTTCGCGGCTGGAACGGCCGAATTTCTTAACAAGCAGGTGCTGGACGGCAAGATCGCCGATCTCGTTATTGTCGCCGCACCGCGTACATTGGGCGAACTGCGCAAACATTATCACAAGGCACTATCGGCTGTGCTGATCGGCGAGATTTCCAAGGATCTGACCGGCCATGCAATGTCCGATATCGAAAAGACGATTGCGGCCGCCTGA
- a CDS encoding cation:proton antiporter, whose amino-acid sequence MNLHWPLPDPYILLLTGFGLLTALVVWLPLVLKKLPLSLPIVCMALGAALFSLPQVTLRPLPVLYPEITERFTEFVVIIALMGAGLKIDRMFYWRDWLVTWRLLAITMPLCILAITFFTVCSLGLPWAVALLLGASLAPTDPVLAADIQVGPPKAGDEDEVRFGLTSEAGLNDGLAFPFVHLAIALAAVAGTGQSWFGEWLSYRVLWEVLAGIGGGWAIGRLFGWLTFHVSAESKLAQTGDGLIALAATCVSYGLTEIIHSYGFLAVFVTALTFRSTHRDHDFHHDMHDVTEQIERLAMMVLLLLFGGALVSGLLSSVTWMDIGVALVILLMVRPLAGWIGLSGLKADRTEKLTLAFFGIRGVGSIYYLAYGLNHMNVANADRLWGLVGLVVLFSIILHGLTVTPIMRSLDRQQGRDPDRADLAGE is encoded by the coding sequence ATGAATCTCCACTGGCCGCTTCCCGACCCTTATATCTTACTGCTCACAGGCTTTGGCCTCCTGACCGCATTGGTGGTCTGGTTGCCACTCGTCCTGAAGAAATTACCCTTGTCCCTGCCGATTGTTTGCATGGCGCTGGGGGCGGCGCTTTTCTCTTTGCCACAGGTCACTTTGCGACCGCTCCCTGTCCTCTACCCTGAGATCACAGAACGTTTTACCGAATTCGTGGTGATCATCGCGCTCATGGGCGCAGGCCTGAAAATCGATCGGATGTTCTACTGGCGTGATTGGTTGGTGACGTGGCGACTGCTGGCTATCACCATGCCGCTCTGCATCTTAGCTATCACCTTTTTTACAGTCTGTTCATTAGGTTTGCCTTGGGCCGTCGCCTTGCTACTTGGTGCCAGCCTTGCACCTACAGACCCGGTCCTGGCCGCCGACATTCAGGTGGGACCACCAAAAGCGGGCGATGAAGATGAGGTGCGCTTTGGTTTAACATCGGAGGCCGGATTAAATGATGGGTTGGCTTTTCCTTTCGTCCATCTCGCTATTGCGCTTGCGGCCGTGGCTGGCACAGGCCAGTCGTGGTTTGGCGAATGGCTGAGCTACAGGGTCTTGTGGGAGGTCTTGGCAGGCATAGGCGGCGGATGGGCGATCGGTCGGCTCTTTGGCTGGTTGACCTTCCACGTCTCGGCTGAATCCAAGCTTGCGCAGACCGGGGATGGCCTGATTGCGCTGGCAGCGACATGCGTGTCCTATGGCCTGACCGAAATTATCCATTCCTATGGTTTCCTGGCTGTGTTCGTCACCGCCCTGACATTCCGCAGCACGCACCGGGACCATGATTTTCACCATGACATGCATGATGTGACCGAACAGATCGAACGGCTCGCCATGATGGTGTTGCTACTCCTGTTTGGCGGTGCCCTGGTCAGCGGCCTGCTGTCCTCCGTGACGTGGATGGATATCGGTGTAGCGCTGGTCATCCTGTTGATGGTTCGGCCACTGGCAGGGTGGATAGGCCTTAGCGGACTGAAGGCTGATCGGACTGAGAAACTGACCCTGGCCTTTTTCGGCATTCGCGGCGTGGGGTCGATCTATTATCTTGCCTATGGCCTCAACCATATGAATGTCGCAAATGCCGACCGACTATGGGGACTGGTAGGTTTGGTCGTCCTCTTTTCCATCATACTTCATGGCCTGACGGTCACGCCGATCATGCGATCGCTGGACCGCCAGCAAGGCCGTGACCCAGATCGTGCTGACCTCGCTGGCGAATAA
- a CDS encoding YciE/YciF ferroxidase family protein: protein MSTPEDFKDIYTDELKDLWSANDQMVRVLKKITTKASDEGLKDMLSKSQEGIADHTDLLKELIAGQGEKVAKEHCKGMEGLVEEATKHIIEEGPKKGPLLDVIIVAQYQRMTHYGIAGFGTAAAYAKALGLKDDSKKLRDATKDIYGGDEYMTKLAETVVNLKAEAEEV from the coding sequence GTCGACGCCCGAAGATTTCAAGGATATCTACACCGACGAGCTGAAGGATCTTTGGTCAGCTAATGACCAGATGGTGCGCGTGCTCAAGAAGATCACGACCAAGGCCAGCGACGAAGGCCTGAAGGACATGCTGTCCAAATCACAGGAAGGGATTGCCGACCATACCGATCTTCTGAAGGAACTGATCGCCGGTCAGGGCGAGAAGGTGGCCAAGGAACATTGCAAGGGCATGGAAGGCCTGGTCGAGGAAGCGACCAAGCATATTATCGAGGAAGGACCGAAAAAGGGTCCGCTGCTCGACGTCATCATCGTCGCGCAATATCAGCGCATGACCCATTATGGCATTGCCGGCTTCGGCACGGCAGCCGCCTATGCCAAGGCGCTGGGCCTGAAGGACGACAGCAAGAAGCTGCGCGACGCGACCAAGGACATTTACGGTGGCGACGAATATATGACGAAACTTGCCGAAACCGTCGTCAATCTGAAGGCGGAAGCTGAGGAAGTCTGA